In Candida orthopsilosis Co 90-125, chromosome 6 draft sequence, the following are encoded in one genomic region:
- a CDS encoding Ppr1 transcription factor (transcription factor with zinc cluster DNA-binding motif) — protein sequence MPPPSTKKQKTTTTASSESLTSESSLSRPTTTTSLNSDTPTPLTATVAKSATKSSTVKISRAISACKRCRTKKIKCDQKFPQCGKCAQHNVECMGLDPVTGREIPRSYIVHLEERVKLLEQKLVELGASAGADAGAGAGADISADGNTNGEGEAIEKDESESATGGGEEVGDGSGEARSQVVETDKDTFNQLPEGGKLSRQGTNKISFSKLMSTAVRVQKRHERSADDETIAQSTTGAKDEESGDTGNMHDEEIKLAAVLPPKSTALQFCQIFFHHCNAQFPIMHREEFIRDYFIPIYGSVESNRFQFASNDGSINDSFWKDTSKDEGGYWFDEYKLQFQRLLAKESEENTNSNNIDIRAISNRIIPPRRFHIPLFFLNMVFAIASSVHHLKYPSQISESFRLAAMKYYNEVKRNIDQLMALQGILLYTFYSIMRPTNPGVWYIMGEALRVCVDLDLQNELKTKSRQNMNIDGYTRDKRRRIFWCTYSIDRQICFYLDRPFGIPDESINTPLPSIWDDSKIVPNDSIMDYTKLSNNEDSISDVISYKTVSLAFVTIRKLQSEVTKILYTGSEIPRKYTDLSHWKIDILSRLTHWYQNLPSPKQMNCNFNPIFFHLNYHHTLLYVHGLGPRNYNLTMDDIRQVSISAKEVINCYTQLYLTKSINYTWAAVHNLFMAGTSYLYSLYNSDEIRVMNPINTVMLSCSNCLKILSSLIDKCDAAQYCCEIFHNLTLVIVKLKYPNESVNQFLPGGGNKRQGEAGENGENGATVDMSDASNDGAGDKSEAKVSRESLYRINNGNVHSNLFHLVNELDHLNPLTKGSPNSVDAHDNPQNTYGVQHQQQSQNQEHAYSQQQHEQSSHPHYGQGLPHEQPDNTNHVGETITQNVVISPEFTHGFNYPADWNDEELDFFFKELNHNNHVVGTTTGTFSDKSTPPATHITAAVAATPGHPFAPPPPPSFTSQFSPHSGTTTGTTNMREGKRIFDLMHNAPTERIWEEFFTSK from the coding sequence ATGCCACCACCTTCAACCAAGAAAcagaaaacaacaacaacagcatcaTCTGAATCGTTAACATCTGAATCATCACTACTGCGACCTACAACCACGACGTCCCTCAATTCAGATACTCCCACACCTCTAACAGCTACAGTAGCTAAATCAGCTACTAAATCCTCCACAGTTAAAATATCCCGAGCAATATCAGCATGTAAACGATGTCGAACcaagaaaatcaaatgtgATCAGAAATTTCCTCAATGTGGTAAATGTGCTCAACATAATGTCGAATGTATGGGATTAGATCCAGTTACCGGAAGAGAGATACCGAGGAGTTATATTGTTCATTTGGAAGAACGGGTTAAGTTGTTGGAACAGAAGTTGGTTGAATTGGGTGCAAGTGCAGGTGCGGATGCGGGTGCGGGTGCGGGTGCGGATATAAGTGCGGATGGGAATACCAATGGGGAGGGGGAAGcgattgaaaaagatgagAGTGAAAGTGCCACTGGTGGTGGAGAAGAGGTGGGTGATGGTAGTGGTGAGGCTAGATCGCAAGTGGTGGAAACAGATAAGGATAcatttaatcaattgccGGAAGGAGGAAAATTGAGTCGACAAGGGACTAATAAAATTAGTTTTCTGAAGTTAATGTCTACTGCGGTACGAGTACAGAAACGACATGAAAGGAGTGCTGATGACGAGACTATAgcacaatcaacaacaggaGCGAAAGATGAGGAAAGTGGAGATACAGGAAACATGCATGACGAAGAAATAAAATTAGCAGCAGTACTACCGCCCAAATCGACAGCTTtacaattttgtcaaattttctTCCATCACTGTAATGCTCAATTTCCCATTATGCATCGAGAAGAATTTATTCGTGATTATTTCATACCCATTTATGGATCTGTTGAACTGAATCGTTTTCAATTTGCCAGTAATGATGGATCTATAAATGAttcattttggaaagaTACAAGCAAAGATGAAGGTGGATACTGGTTTGATGAGTACAAGTTGCAATTTCAACGTTTGCTTGCTAAAGAAAGTGAAGAGAACACCAATAGTAACAATATCGATATAAGAGCAATATCTAATCGGATTATCCCACCACGACGGTTCCATATCCCGTTATTTTTCCTAAATATGGTATTTGCCATTGCTTCTTCAgttcatcatttgaaatacCCATCACAGATTTCCGAATCGTTTCGATTAGCAGCTATGAAATATTACAACGAAGTCAAACGTAACATCGATCAATTGATGGCATTACAAGGGATACTACTCTATACATTTTACTCCATTATGCGACCAACTAACCCCGGAGTATGGTATATTATGGGAGAAGCATTAAGAGTATGtgttgatttggatttacaaaatgaaCTCAAGACGAAATCGAGACAAAATATGAACATCGATGGATATACACGAGATAAAAGAAGACGTATATTCTGGTGTACTTATTCCATTGATCgacaaatttgtttttatttggATCGACCATTTGGTATCCCTGATGAAAGTATAAATACTCCATTGCCTAGTATATGGGATGACCTGAAAATTGTACCTAACGATTCAATCATGGATTATACTAAATTGAGTAATAATGAAGACTCAATTTCTGATGTGATTAGTTACAAGACGGTATCGCTAGCATTTGTTACAATACGGAAATTACAAAGTGAAGTAACTAAAATCCTATATACTGGCAGCGAGATACCTCGAAAATACACTGATTTATCGCATTGGAAAATTGACATCTTATCAAGATTGACCCATTGGTATCAAAATCTACCTTCCCCTAAACAAATGAATTGTAATTTCAACCCGatttttttccatttgaatTATCATCATACATTATTATACGTTCATGGATTAGGTCCTAGGAACTACAATTTAACCATGGATGATATTAGACAAGTATCCATATCAGCCAAAGAAGTAATCAATTGTTATACACAATTGTATTTAACTAAATCGATAAACTATACTTGGGCAGCAGTGCATAATTTATTTATGGCTGGGACATCATATTTATATTCGTTGTATAATTCAGATGAGATTCGAGTCATGAATCCGATCAATACCGTGATGTTGAGctgttccaattgtttgaaaatcttgtctagtttgattgataaatgCGATGCAGCTCAATACTGTTGTGAAATTTTCCATAATTTGACTTTGGTTATtgttaaattgaaatatccTAACGAGCTGGTTAATCAGTTCTTACCGGGAGGTGGTAACAAGAGGCAAGGTGAGGCTGGGGAAAACGGGGAAAATGGTGCTACTGTTGACATGAGTGATGCTTCTAATGACGGCGCAGGTGACAAGAGTGAAGCGAAAGTAAGTCGTGAATCCTTGTATCGCATCAACAATGGGAATGTTCATTCCAACTTGTTTCATTTGGTCAATGAATTGGATCATTTGAATCCATTGACTAAAGGATCACCAAATAGTGTTGACGCACATGACAATCCCCAAAATACCTATGGTGtgcaacatcaacaacagctgCAGAATCAAGAACACGCCTATTCCCAACAACAGCACGAACAATCACTGCATCCGCATTATGGACAGGGTTTGCCACATGAACAACCAGACAACACCAACCATGTAGGAGAAACAATCACACAGAACGTGGTGATATCACCCGAATTCACGCATGGTTTTAATTACCCTGCCGATTGGAACGACGAAGAACTAGATTTTTTCTTTAAGGAATtaaaccacaacaaccatGTCGTTGGTACAACAACAGGAACATTTCTGGACAAATCGACACCACCAGCTACACACATtactgctgctgttgctgctacTCCTGGTCATCCATTTgctcctcctcctcctccatCTTTCACTTCTCAATTCTCTCCACATTCGGGTACAACGACTGGGACTACTAATATGCGTGAAGGAAAACGgatttttgatttgatgcATAATGCACCCACTGAAAGAATATGGGAGGAGTTTTTCACGTCAAAGTGA